The Triticum dicoccoides isolate Atlit2015 ecotype Zavitan chromosome 6A, WEW_v2.0, whole genome shotgun sequence genome has a window encoding:
- the LOC119317301 gene encoding protein ORANGE, chloroplastic-like yields MLCSGRMLACSGLSPGRLRPPRAYADRLRPPLPARRWRVAASAAAPGGSPDLPSSSSTPPPFGAGDDQAAAAAAAASSSSGFCIIEGPETVQDFDKLDLQEILDNIRSRRNKIFLHMEEIRRLRIQQRIKNAELGISNEEPEGELPDFPSFIPFLPPLSAANLKVYYATCFSLIAAIMVFGGFLAPILELKLGIGGTSYADFIRNVHLPMQLSQVDPIVASFSGGAVGVISALMVVEINNVKQQEHKRCKYCLGTGYLACARCSSTGAVVLTEPVSTFSDGDQPLSAPKTERCPNCSGAGKVMCPTCLCTGMAMASEHDPRIDPFD; encoded by the exons ATGCTTTGCTCCGGCCGCATGCTAGCCTGCAGCGGCCTGAGCCCCGGGAGGCTCCGGCCGCCGCGCGCCTACGCTGACCGGCTGCGTCCCCCGCTCCCCGCCCGCAGGTGGcgggtcgccgcctccgccgcggctcCCGGCGGTTCCCCTGACCTGCCGTCGTCGTCGTCGACACCCCCGCCGTTTGGCGCCGGGGACGACCAGGCCGCGGCCGCggccgctgccgcctcctcctcctcagg GTTTTGCATCATTGAAGGGCCTGAGACAGTTCAAGATTTTGATAAGCTAGATTTGCAGGAGATTCTTGATAATATCAGGAGCCGCCGGAACAAGATATTCTTGCATATGGAGGAG ATTCGCAGATTGAGAATACAACAAAGAATAAAAAATGCTGAACTTGGAATCTCAAATGAAGAGCCTGAAGGAGAACTCCCAGATTTTCCATCATTCATACCGTTTTTGCCTCCCCTG AGTGCAGCTAATCTGAAGGTCTACTATGCTACATGTTTCTCTCTCATTGCTGCAATAATGGTCTTTGGTGGATTTCTTGCACCAATT CTGGAACTTAAACTTGGTATAGGAGGCACATCTTATGCAGATTTCATTCGAAATGTTCATTTGCCTATGCAACTGAG CCAGGTAGATCCTATTGTGGCATCCTTCTCAGGTGGAGCAGTCGGAGTTATCTCCGCCCTAATGGTTGTTGAGATAAACAATGTCAAGCAACAGGAGCATAAACGGTGCAAATATTGTTTAGGAACTG GGTATCTGGCTTGTGCCCGCTGTTCAAGCACGGGAGCTGTTGTGCTTACTGAGCCTGTTTCGACATTCAGTGATGGTGATCAACCTTTATCAGCACCAAAAACCGAGAGATGTCCAAACTGCTCTGGCGCAGGAAAG GTGATGTGCCCCACATGCCTCTGTACAGGGATGGCAATGGCAAGTGAGCATGATCCTCGAATCGACCCCTTTGATTAA